The Castanea sativa cultivar Marrone di Chiusa Pesio chromosome 11, ASM4071231v1 genome contains a region encoding:
- the LOC142617982 gene encoding NAC domain-containing protein 71, with protein sequence MAPMSLPPGFRFHPTDEELVAYYLHRKINGGTIELEIIPEVDLYKCEPWDLPEKSFLPSKDMEWYFYSPRDRKYPNGSRTNRATRAGYWKATGKDRPVHSHKHPVGMKKTLVYYRGRAPHGIRTNWVMHEYRLIDSMCSSSASSSLKDSYALCRIFKKTIQIPKAKEKEQTENLENGNSVSALDEQLLGDDTSGLETFQGREAEDENFIQDYSKFPSDTSSSDLTQGTPAETGIADDLQAPFASDEANSAANLYSLGVDYPSNLIQDMQIQSYTSLDYQLPYPPLELEDFPQINLTETKPVKPEIIDEYMSYDKIRDCMNGTLEEIFSLCSSLDNPVALSLQE encoded by the exons ATGGCACCCATGAGTCTTCCTCCAGGTTTTAGGTTCCATCCAACAGATGAGGAGCTTGTTGCTTACTATCTACATCGAAAAATTAATGGCGGCACGATTGAGCTTGAAATTATCCCAGAAGTTGATCTCTACAAATGTGAACCATGGGATTTACCAG AGAAATCATTTTTACCAAGCAAAGATATGGAGTGGTATTTTTATAGTCCAAGGGATAGAAAGTACCCTAATGGATCAAGAACCAACCGAGCAACACGAGCCGGTTACTGGAAAGCCACTGGTAAAGACAGGCCAGTGCACTCTCATAAGCACCCAGTTGGAATGAAGAAAACTTTGGTGTATTATAGAGGTAGGGCTCCCCATGGCATTAGAACTAACTGGGTGATGCATGAGTATCGCCTTATCGACTCCATGTGTAGCAGTTCTGCATCATCAAGTTTGAAG GACTCTTATGCATTATGTCGCATTTTCAAGAAAACAATACAGATTCCCAAAgccaaagaaaaagaacagaCTGAGAATTTAGAGAATGGTAATTCAGTCTCAGCCTTGGATGAACAATTATTGGGGGATGATACAAGTGGACTTGAAACTTTCCAAGGGAGAGAAGCTGAGGATGAGAATTTCATTCAAGACTACTCTAAGTTTCCATCAGACACTTCCTCTTCAGATCTCACTCAAGGCACACCTGCTGAAACTGGCATAGCTGATGATTTACAAGCTCCATTTGCTTCAGATGAAGCAAATAGTGCTGCTAATTTGTATTCTCTTGGTGTGGACTACCCCTCAAATCTAATTCAG GATATGCAGATTCAAAGTTACACAAGTTTGGATTATCAACTTCCTTACCCACCTTTAGAACTTGAAGATTTTCCACAGATAAATTTAACAGAGACGAAGCCTGTGAAACCTGAAATCATCGACGAATACATGTCATATGACAAGATCCGGGATTGTATGAATGGAACATTAGAAGAAATTTTCTCTTTATGTTCCTCTTTAGACAACCCTGTTGCCCTTTCCTTGCAAGAGTGA